From the genome of Niabella agricola, one region includes:
- a CDS encoding TonB-dependent receptor: MKQKHTLLSILLFLTVAPLFAQSGKIQGFVTTSDGKPAPYITVTVEGTPHAVQSDDRGFYEIKNIKPGSWTLLLSAAETTTQQKNITLAKGTTLKADFVINETAQQLDAVFVNARKSIEHASVSLRLKTPLLETPQNIQVIDQTTLAQQQTISMSDGLVRNVSGTTRIEHWGDLYANITTRGSQIQAFRNGFNVVASYWGPLTEDMSFVDRVEFVKGPAGFMLANGDPSGLYNIVTKKPTGTTKGAIDLTMGSFDLYRGSLDLDGSLSKDKKILYRLNMAAQNRGAHRDFEYNNRYVLAPVISYQLDPNTKLTLEYNGQFAKMTEVGSYYIFSKSGYGTYPRNLSFTNPGLPPTRINDQSGYLTFEHAFNTNWKITAQGAYFNYNQAGMSSWPSMMDSITGHLIRNVGIWDAKSNMALGQVFLNGAFHTGSIRHHVLTGVDAANKKYYADWGQSHNLDSIGALFDPAHPDYNIPVNGYPEFDRSKPLEERAIAAGGIQTQRYSSVYIQDELAFFQDRLRWTLAGRYTDVSQIYGTGTNYSKARHFTPRTGLSYSVSKNLSVYGLYDQAFIPQSGTLSNGGKIKPITGNNMELGIKKSWLHDRWLTTLSVYRILKQNELTADPNAPNPNQPTSIVLGEKTARGIEFDARGSILPGFTAMANYAFTESLITKVSSGAAGSYTVGTIIPGYAKHTSNAWLSYELQQGILQGLGISGGFTSLIGRHTGWSTQGQQLPDYFKLDAGLFYTQDRYRFTLNLFNVLNSYLYTGSYYELPAVYGDWSSVKPAYYYQTEPPRNIRFSVSYRF, translated from the coding sequence ATGAAACAGAAGCACACATTATTATCAATACTCCTCTTTTTGACCGTTGCGCCCCTTTTTGCCCAGTCCGGAAAAATACAGGGCTTCGTTACCACCTCCGATGGAAAGCCTGCGCCCTATATCACCGTCACCGTTGAGGGCACACCACATGCCGTACAAAGTGATGACCGGGGATTCTATGAAATCAAAAATATCAAACCGGGATCCTGGACCCTGTTGCTCTCGGCTGCCGAAACCACCACCCAGCAAAAAAACATCACCCTCGCAAAAGGAACAACGCTTAAAGCCGATTTTGTAATTAACGAAACGGCCCAACAGCTGGACGCGGTATTTGTAAATGCGCGTAAGAGTATCGAACACGCTTCGGTAAGTTTGCGCCTGAAAACCCCGTTGCTTGAAACGCCACAAAACATACAGGTGATTGACCAGACCACCCTGGCACAGCAGCAGACGATCAGCATGAGTGATGGACTGGTACGGAACGTAAGCGGCACTACACGGATTGAGCATTGGGGCGATCTCTATGCCAATATTACCACACGCGGCTCCCAGATACAGGCGTTTCGAAATGGCTTTAACGTAGTGGCTTCGTACTGGGGGCCGCTTACTGAAGACATGAGTTTTGTAGACCGGGTGGAGTTTGTAAAAGGTCCTGCAGGGTTTATGCTGGCCAATGGAGATCCCAGCGGCCTATATAATATCGTTACCAAAAAACCCACGGGCACCACCAAAGGAGCTATCGATCTTACCATGGGCAGCTTCGACCTTTACCGGGGCAGTCTTGACCTTGACGGATCGCTTAGCAAAGACAAAAAAATTTTATACCGGTTGAACATGGCAGCACAGAACCGCGGTGCGCACCGTGATTTTGAATACAACAACCGGTATGTGCTGGCACCCGTGATCTCTTATCAGCTCGACCCAAACACCAAGCTAACACTGGAGTATAATGGCCAGTTTGCAAAGATGACGGAGGTTGGATCGTATTACATCTTCTCTAAATCCGGGTATGGCACTTATCCGCGCAACCTCAGCTTTACCAATCCCGGCCTGCCACCCACCCGCATCAATGATCAAAGCGGATACCTTACGTTTGAGCATGCGTTTAATACCAACTGGAAGATTACCGCACAAGGTGCTTATTTTAACTACAACCAGGCAGGTATGAGTTCCTGGCCATCCATGATGGATTCCATTACCGGCCACCTGATCCGCAATGTTGGTATCTGGGACGCCAAAAGCAATATGGCACTGGGACAGGTATTCTTAAACGGAGCATTTCACACCGGCAGCATCCGGCACCACGTGCTGACGGGTGTGGATGCCGCTAATAAAAAATATTATGCAGACTGGGGACAATCACATAATCTCGATTCCATAGGAGCATTATTTGATCCCGCACATCCGGATTATAACATTCCGGTAAATGGCTACCCGGAATTTGACCGAAGCAAACCGTTAGAAGAACGGGCTATTGCAGCGGGAGGAATCCAGACACAGCGGTATTCCAGCGTATATATACAAGATGAGCTGGCTTTCTTTCAGGACCGTTTGCGATGGACCCTTGCCGGCCGCTATACTGACGTGAGCCAGATCTATGGAACGGGGACCAACTATTCGAAGGCAAGGCATTTTACCCCCCGAACCGGTCTTAGTTATTCAGTTAGCAAAAACCTGTCTGTATATGGCTTATATGACCAGGCATTTATTCCGCAATCGGGTACACTCAGCAACGGAGGTAAAATAAAACCCATCACCGGCAATAACATGGAGCTGGGGATCAAGAAAAGCTGGCTTCACGACCGGTGGCTGACCACACTGTCTGTATACCGTATCTTAAAGCAAAACGAGCTGACAGCCGATCCTAATGCGCCTAATCCCAATCAGCCCACCAGCATTGTTCTCGGAGAAAAAACGGCCCGGGGTATCGAATTCGACGCAAGAGGCAGCATCCTTCCCGGATTCACCGCTATGGCTAACTATGCCTTTACGGAAAGTCTGATTACCAAAGTTTCGTCGGGGGCAGCGGGTAGCTATACCGTAGGAACGATCATACCTGGCTATGCAAAACATACTTCCAATGCCTGGCTCTCTTATGAGCTGCAACAAGGAATACTACAGGGCCTGGGTATTTCTGGAGGATTTACCTCATTGATCGGCCGGCACACCGGCTGGTCCACACAGGGTCAGCAGTTGCCGGATTACTTCAAGCTGGATGCCGGGTTATTTTATACACAGGACCGGTACCGCTTTACGTTAAATCTGTTCAACGTACTTAACAGCTATCTGTACACCGGCTCCTATTACGAGCTGCCTGCCGTATATGGTGACTGGAGCTCGGTAAAACCGGCCTATTATTACCAAACGGAACCGCCGCGCAACATCCGGTTCAGTGTCAGCTACCGCTTCTGA
- a CDS encoding DUF6807 domain-containing protein produces MKKSLLVLFSFFACTTVAAQTTRNGFELISRPAQKQIDILYNGQLLTAYCYTDSIAKPFLYPVNTLGGITVTRGFPVKPIPGESTDHPHHVGIWMNYESVNGIDFWNNSSAIAAAKKEHYGTIVHQKILNQSASGRKATLGVTATWVNQAQETFLNEHTTYFFEIKDNRFYITRKTTLTALRNPVVFKDVKDGFFAIRLAKELEMPSATSKSFTDDKGNITTVPAPGTGVPTGMYYASNGKTGDAVWSSQGTWAMLKGKKDGASVTIAMFDHPSNTGYPTYWHARGYGLFALNPLGRAVFSNGRDSLNLVLQPGRSQTFTYRIVIAQQDLTIPEAAAMDAAFKQSRY; encoded by the coding sequence ATGAAAAAAAGTCTCCTTGTCCTGTTCTCATTTTTTGCTTGCACAACAGTGGCCGCACAAACCACCCGGAACGGTTTCGAACTGATCTCCCGTCCTGCTCAGAAACAGATAGATATTTTGTATAACGGGCAACTGCTGACCGCCTACTGCTATACAGACAGTATTGCCAAGCCCTTTCTGTATCCAGTAAATACACTTGGAGGGATCACGGTTACCAGAGGATTCCCGGTAAAGCCCATCCCCGGTGAAAGTACCGACCATCCGCATCACGTAGGCATCTGGATGAATTATGAATCCGTAAACGGGATCGATTTCTGGAACAATTCATCAGCTATTGCTGCCGCAAAAAAAGAGCACTATGGCACCATTGTGCATCAAAAGATCCTGAATCAGTCGGCGTCTGGGCGTAAGGCAACACTGGGGGTTACAGCAACCTGGGTCAATCAGGCGCAGGAAACATTTCTGAATGAGCATACAACCTATTTCTTTGAAATAAAGGACAACCGGTTTTATATTACCCGTAAGACCACGCTAACCGCACTCAGGAACCCGGTTGTATTTAAAGATGTAAAGGATGGTTTCTTCGCCATCAGGCTTGCCAAAGAACTGGAAATGCCTTCCGCAACCTCAAAATCATTTACAGATGATAAAGGGAACATAACAACGGTGCCTGCTCCGGGCACAGGGGTACCTACAGGTATGTATTATGCCTCCAATGGAAAAACCGGGGATGCCGTATGGAGCAGCCAGGGAACCTGGGCGATGCTCAAAGGAAAAAAAGACGGGGCATCTGTTACCATTGCCATGTTTGACCATCCCTCCAATACCGGCTATCCTACTTACTGGCATGCGCGTGGTTACGGTTTGTTTGCGCTTAATCCGCTGGGCAGGGCCGTATTTAGTAATGGACGCGACTCCTTAAACCTGGTATTGCAACCGGGCCGGTCGCAAACATTTACCTATCGGATCGTTATAGCGCAGCAGGACCTGACTATTCCGGAAGCTGCCGCAATGGATGCTGCATTTAAACAATCGCGTTATTAA